The Sylvia atricapilla isolate bSylAtr1 chromosome 5, bSylAtr1.pri, whole genome shotgun sequence genome includes a window with the following:
- the GCC1 gene encoding GRIP and coiled-coil domain-containing protein 1 isoform X1: protein MCVMFAAHLVSWRAKDDAPAHLKGAFSPCPAFLTDSPTMEKFGMNFGGGPSRKELLETIETQKQQLLRFQARLKDVVHAYKSLLKEKEALEASLKALSVSHEGDLAVPPPAAGDSLDDRGSEHSEDSAGTAASADTVASVTSATSAKGDEEDKPTAPPPQRAEDSSGPESGELCAGGDPERRLKAQLATLTGALATVTQEKSRMEASYQAERRQMKQELEEAAGREAELRRLQEQLAQTRARLAAQQQEREREQGDHGLMLRELQELLRAEREARDRAEQELQESREALAGSVGAAQGYEQHARQLGQELEELRRELQAVRDESGKPDPRIQELQEEMAGLKNHFQLQLVQEMKKTAQAEEQLQQRSQREEQRVAELEAQVSQVSELLGTYEKAKQRDQGTIQRLKDRIVQLDLENKTLAIAASSRSLGEVAVEEATLDVTVLKEKMEKLRKLLQVATGKGPETEEPREPEPPLGTGDGNGDKAPGGHCQQELRQLKEEFERYKVRAQQVLKSKVTKDVGLAKELEEAREQLAELRDKHVLLQLAADDTEKQHRQELEAKKQELSQLQQLHRQELERCQLEFRERALRLEEEMHKQRDRALAVLAEKDRELEQLRALTLPHGPKSSRDGAPGDPPSQDSSEILPQELQLCSGSEPTFFLYAEQLARKEVEIAALRKHKHQLEVQLHQLQGRALAEEDKHREEVAALRGEIQKSCRDKSREGANLEYLKNVVYRFLTLPDARGRQQTLTAILAILHFSPEEKLSIAKSSAHGSWWLHGKR from the exons ATGTGTGTGATGTTTGCTGCCCATTTGGTGTCTTGGCGGGCCAAGGACGATGCTCCTGCCCATCTCAAAGGGGCCTTTTCTCCTTGCCCTGCTTTCCTCACAGACTCCCCCACCATGGAGAAGTTCGGGATGAACTTCGGGGGTGGccccagcaggaaggagctgctggagaccATCGAgacacagaagcagcagctcctgcgCTTCCAGGCGCGGCTCAAGGACGTCGTCCATGCCTACAAGAGCctcctgaaggaaaaggaagcgCTGGAAGCCAGCCTGAAGGCGCTCTCCGTGTCCCACGAGGGGGacctggctgtgccaccaccCGCAGCTGGGGACTCCCTGGATGACCGGGGCTCAGAGCACAGTGAGGACAGCGCGGGGACGGCCGCCAGCGCGGACACTGTGGCCAGCgtcaccagtgccaccagcgCCAAGGGGGATGAGGAGGACAAACCCACAGCGCCCCCTCCCCAGAGGGCAGAGGATTCCAGCGGCCCCGAGAGCGGGGAGCTCTGCGCTGGAGGCGACCCTGAGCGGCGGCTGAAGGCGCAGCTGGCCACGCTGACAGGCGCGCTGGCCACGGTGACGCAGGAGAAGTCGCGCATGGAGGCCTCGTACCAGGCGGAGCGGCGGCAGatgaagcaggagctggaggaggcggcggggcgggaggcAGAGCTGCGgcggctgcaggagcagctggccCAGACCCGCGCCCGCCTGGCCGCGCAGCAGCAGGAGCGCGAGCGCGAGCAGGGCGACCACGGGCTGATGCTgcgggagctgcaggagctgctgcgCGCCGAGCGGGAGGCGCGGGACCGcgctgagcaggagctgcaggaatccCGGGAGGCGCTGGCCGGCAGCGTCGGGGCCGCACAGGGCTACGAGCAGCACGCTCggcagctgggccaggagctggaggagctccggagggagctgcaggcagtgaGGGATGAGAGTGGGAAGCCGGACCCCCGgatccaggagctgcaggaggagatggcCGGCCTCAAGAACcacttccagctgcagctggtgcaGGAGATGAAGAAG ACAGCCCAGGCtgaagagcagctccagcagcgcTCACAGAGGGAGGAGCAGCGCGTGGCCGAGCTGGAGGCTCAGGTGTCCCAGGTGTCTGAGCTGCTGGGCACCTACGAGAAGGCCAAGCAGAGAGACCAGGGCACCATCCAGAGGCTCAAGGACCGCATCGTGCAGCTGGACCTGGAGAACAAGACCTTGGCCATCGCCGCCTCCAGCCGCTCGCTGGGCGAGGTGGCTGTGGAAGAGGCCACGCTGGACGTGACCGTGCTCAAGGAGAAGATGGAGAAGCTGCggaagctgctgcaggtggcGACCGGGAAGGGCCCGGAGACGGAGGAGCCGCGGGAGCCAGAGCCGCCCCTGGGCACCGGGGACGGGAACGGGGACAAGGCCCCAGGcgggcactgccagcaggagctgaggcagctcAAGGAGGAGTTCGAGCGCTACAAGGTGAGGGCACAGCAGGTGCTCAAGAGCAAGGTCACCAAGGACGTGGGCCTGgccaaggagctggaggaggcgCGGGAGCAGCTGGCGGAGCTCCGGGACAAGCacgtgctgctgcagctggccgCAGACGACACGGAGAAGCAGCACcggcaggagctggaggccaagaagcaggagctgtcccagctgcagcagctgcaccgGCAGGAGCTGGAGCGCTGCCAGCTGGAGTTCCGGGAAAGGGCGCTGCGCCTGGAGGAGGAGATGCACAAGCAGCGCGACCGGGCGCTGGCCGTGCTGGCCGAGAAGGACcgtgagctggagcagctccgcGCCCTCACgctgccccacggccccaaGAGCTCCAGGGACGGAGCCCCCGGGgaccctcccagccaggattCCTCGGAGATCCTCCcgcaggagctgcagctgtgctctggctcCGAGCCCACCTTCTTCTTGTACGCGGAGCAGCTGGCGCGCAAGGAGGTGGAGATCGCGGCGCTGCGGAAACACAAGCACCAGCTGGAGGTGCAGCTgcaccagctgcagggcagggccctGGCCGAGGAGGACAAGCACCGCGAGGAGGTGGCGGCGCTGCGGGGAGAGATCCAGAAGAGCTGCCGCGAcaagagcagggaaggggccAACCTGGAGTACCTGAAGAACGTGGTGTACCGGTTCCTGACGCTGCCCGACGCGCGGGGCCGGCAGCAGACGCTCACGGCCATCCTGGCCATCCTGCACTTCAGCCCCGAGGAGAAGCTCAGCATCGCCAAGAGCTCGGCCCACGGCTCCTGGTGGCTCCACGGGAAGAGATGA
- the GCC1 gene encoding GRIP and coiled-coil domain-containing protein 1 isoform X2, whose protein sequence is MEKFGMNFGGGPSRKELLETIETQKQQLLRFQARLKDVVHAYKSLLKEKEALEASLKALSVSHEGDLAVPPPAAGDSLDDRGSEHSEDSAGTAASADTVASVTSATSAKGDEEDKPTAPPPQRAEDSSGPESGELCAGGDPERRLKAQLATLTGALATVTQEKSRMEASYQAERRQMKQELEEAAGREAELRRLQEQLAQTRARLAAQQQEREREQGDHGLMLRELQELLRAEREARDRAEQELQESREALAGSVGAAQGYEQHARQLGQELEELRRELQAVRDESGKPDPRIQELQEEMAGLKNHFQLQLVQEMKKTAQAEEQLQQRSQREEQRVAELEAQVSQVSELLGTYEKAKQRDQGTIQRLKDRIVQLDLENKTLAIAASSRSLGEVAVEEATLDVTVLKEKMEKLRKLLQVATGKGPETEEPREPEPPLGTGDGNGDKAPGGHCQQELRQLKEEFERYKVRAQQVLKSKVTKDVGLAKELEEAREQLAELRDKHVLLQLAADDTEKQHRQELEAKKQELSQLQQLHRQELERCQLEFRERALRLEEEMHKQRDRALAVLAEKDRELEQLRALTLPHGPKSSRDGAPGDPPSQDSSEILPQELQLCSGSEPTFFLYAEQLARKEVEIAALRKHKHQLEVQLHQLQGRALAEEDKHREEVAALRGEIQKSCRDKSREGANLEYLKNVVYRFLTLPDARGRQQTLTAILAILHFSPEEKLSIAKSSAHGSWWLHGKR, encoded by the exons ATGGAGAAGTTCGGGATGAACTTCGGGGGTGGccccagcaggaaggagctgctggagaccATCGAgacacagaagcagcagctcctgcgCTTCCAGGCGCGGCTCAAGGACGTCGTCCATGCCTACAAGAGCctcctgaaggaaaaggaagcgCTGGAAGCCAGCCTGAAGGCGCTCTCCGTGTCCCACGAGGGGGacctggctgtgccaccaccCGCAGCTGGGGACTCCCTGGATGACCGGGGCTCAGAGCACAGTGAGGACAGCGCGGGGACGGCCGCCAGCGCGGACACTGTGGCCAGCgtcaccagtgccaccagcgCCAAGGGGGATGAGGAGGACAAACCCACAGCGCCCCCTCCCCAGAGGGCAGAGGATTCCAGCGGCCCCGAGAGCGGGGAGCTCTGCGCTGGAGGCGACCCTGAGCGGCGGCTGAAGGCGCAGCTGGCCACGCTGACAGGCGCGCTGGCCACGGTGACGCAGGAGAAGTCGCGCATGGAGGCCTCGTACCAGGCGGAGCGGCGGCAGatgaagcaggagctggaggaggcggcggggcgggaggcAGAGCTGCGgcggctgcaggagcagctggccCAGACCCGCGCCCGCCTGGCCGCGCAGCAGCAGGAGCGCGAGCGCGAGCAGGGCGACCACGGGCTGATGCTgcgggagctgcaggagctgctgcgCGCCGAGCGGGAGGCGCGGGACCGcgctgagcaggagctgcaggaatccCGGGAGGCGCTGGCCGGCAGCGTCGGGGCCGCACAGGGCTACGAGCAGCACGCTCggcagctgggccaggagctggaggagctccggagggagctgcaggcagtgaGGGATGAGAGTGGGAAGCCGGACCCCCGgatccaggagctgcaggaggagatggcCGGCCTCAAGAACcacttccagctgcagctggtgcaGGAGATGAAGAAG ACAGCCCAGGCtgaagagcagctccagcagcgcTCACAGAGGGAGGAGCAGCGCGTGGCCGAGCTGGAGGCTCAGGTGTCCCAGGTGTCTGAGCTGCTGGGCACCTACGAGAAGGCCAAGCAGAGAGACCAGGGCACCATCCAGAGGCTCAAGGACCGCATCGTGCAGCTGGACCTGGAGAACAAGACCTTGGCCATCGCCGCCTCCAGCCGCTCGCTGGGCGAGGTGGCTGTGGAAGAGGCCACGCTGGACGTGACCGTGCTCAAGGAGAAGATGGAGAAGCTGCggaagctgctgcaggtggcGACCGGGAAGGGCCCGGAGACGGAGGAGCCGCGGGAGCCAGAGCCGCCCCTGGGCACCGGGGACGGGAACGGGGACAAGGCCCCAGGcgggcactgccagcaggagctgaggcagctcAAGGAGGAGTTCGAGCGCTACAAGGTGAGGGCACAGCAGGTGCTCAAGAGCAAGGTCACCAAGGACGTGGGCCTGgccaaggagctggaggaggcgCGGGAGCAGCTGGCGGAGCTCCGGGACAAGCacgtgctgctgcagctggccgCAGACGACACGGAGAAGCAGCACcggcaggagctggaggccaagaagcaggagctgtcccagctgcagcagctgcaccgGCAGGAGCTGGAGCGCTGCCAGCTGGAGTTCCGGGAAAGGGCGCTGCGCCTGGAGGAGGAGATGCACAAGCAGCGCGACCGGGCGCTGGCCGTGCTGGCCGAGAAGGACcgtgagctggagcagctccgcGCCCTCACgctgccccacggccccaaGAGCTCCAGGGACGGAGCCCCCGGGgaccctcccagccaggattCCTCGGAGATCCTCCcgcaggagctgcagctgtgctctggctcCGAGCCCACCTTCTTCTTGTACGCGGAGCAGCTGGCGCGCAAGGAGGTGGAGATCGCGGCGCTGCGGAAACACAAGCACCAGCTGGAGGTGCAGCTgcaccagctgcagggcagggccctGGCCGAGGAGGACAAGCACCGCGAGGAGGTGGCGGCGCTGCGGGGAGAGATCCAGAAGAGCTGCCGCGAcaagagcagggaaggggccAACCTGGAGTACCTGAAGAACGTGGTGTACCGGTTCCTGACGCTGCCCGACGCGCGGGGCCGGCAGCAGACGCTCACGGCCATCCTGGCCATCCTGCACTTCAGCCCCGAGGAGAAGCTCAGCATCGCCAAGAGCTCGGCCCACGGCTCCTGGTGGCTCCACGGGAAGAGATGA
- the LOC136361619 gene encoding acrosin-like, translated as MALLWLLLLLALAGPVGGTWDSCRGTCGLWPLASDHSSAAGTSHVTRGTGVPSGAWPGIVSIQVTWQNGTWHMCAGVLLSSQWVLTVAHCFARAGHLLKDISVWEVVMGATDLSQPGPEAAVRHIQRLLVHQHYVPATARNDIALLELDQPVECSDYIQLGCVPDASLRVSELKSCYIAGWNFRKGELIPTVPGSGMVLRESKVQLMDTELCNSSRWYAGAVHADNLCGGYPHGGIDTCQGDSGHPLVCKDNGADYYWLVGMNSWGRGCDRARHPGIYTSTQHFYNWILIQTGLSPADITVQAPKLNCAPTPKPEVPTTSAGTSMPEPVTEPVTEPVTEPVTKPTPVPEPTPKPTPSPEPLTEATPEPTPVPEPTPELVPDPVPELVPEPTPLPVPEPTTVPVPTTAPVPEPTTVPTPEPTTVPEPTTVRVPEPTTVPVPEPTTMPMPEPTPEPESTPVPIPEPTPMPEPTPVPVPEPTPEPDIPPVPEEEPTPTPKPEPDRFLLLSVPYQSLVKFCNLLRDFLQFLRDQLG; from the exons ATGgctttgctgtggctgctgctcctgctggccctggccgGGCCCGTGGGGGGCACCTGGGACAGCTGCAG AGGCACCTGCGGGCTCTGGCCCTTGGCTTCCgaccacagctctgctgctggcacttcCCATGTCACGCGTGGCACCGGCGTCCCCTCAGGGGCCTGGCCTGGCATTGTCAGCATCCAGGTCACCTGGCAGAATGGCACGTGGCACATGTGTGCCGGTGTCCTCCTCAGCTCCCAGTGGGTCCTCACGGTCGCACACTGCTTCGCCAGGGCCGG GCACCTCCTCAAGGACATTTCCGTGTGGGAAGTGGTGATGGGGGCCACAGACCTGAGCCAGCCGGGCCCCGAGGCTGCGGTGAGACACATCCAGAGGCTCCTGGTGCACCAGCACTACGTGCCTGCCACGGCGAGGAATGACATcgccctgctggagctggaccAGCCCGTGGAGTGCAGCGACTACatccagctgggctgtgtgccCGACGCCTCGCTCAGGGTCTCGGAGCTGAAATCCTGCTACATCGCCGGCTGGAACTTTCGTAAAGGTGA gctcaTTCCCACGGTTCCGGGATCAGGCATGGTTCTGCGGGAGTCCAAGGTTCAACTCATGGACACGGAGCTCTGCAACAGCAGCCGGTGGTACGCGGGGGCCGTCCATGCTGACAACCTGTGTGGTGGCTACCCACATGGTGGCATCGACACCTGCCAG ggggacagCGGGCATCCCCTCGTCTGCAAGGACAATGGAGCCGACTACTACTGGCTGGTGGGAATGAACAGCTGGGGAAGAGGCTGTGACAGAGCCAGGCACCCCGGGATCTACACCTCCACTCAGCACTTCTACAACTGGATCCTGATCCAGACGGGCCTGAGCCCAGCAGACATAACCGTCCAAGCACCGAAGCTGAACTGTGCCCCGACTCCTAAGCCAGAGGTCCCCACGACTTCTGCGGGGACCTCGATGCCAGAGCCGGTAACAGAGCCGGTAACAGAGCCGGTAACAGAGCCGGTAACAAAGCCAACACCAGTGCCAGAGCCGACTCCCAAGCCAACGCCATCTCCGGAGCCGCTAACAGAGGCGACACCAGAGCCGACACCAGTGCCAGAGCCGACGCCAGAGCTGGTGCCAGACCCGGTACCAGAGTTGGTGCCAGAGCCGACGCCACTGCCAGTGCCAGAGCCAACCACAGTGCCAGTGCCGACGACAGCGCCAGTGCCAGAGCCGACAACTGTGCCAACACCAGAGCCGACGACAGTGCCAGAGCCAACAACAGTGCGAGTGCCAGAGCCGACGACAGTGCCTGTACCAGAGCCAACAACAATGCCCATGCCAGAGCCGACGCCCGAACCAGAGTCCACGCCAGTGCCAATACCAGAGCCGACGCCGATGCCAGAGCCGACCCCAGTGCCGGTGCCGGAGCCGACACCAGAGCCAGACATCCCCCCGGTGCCCGAGGAGGAGCCGACGCCGACACCGAAACCGGAGCCGGACCGATTTCTGCTCCTCTCGGTGCCGTACCAGAGCCTGGTGAAGTTCTGTAACCTGCTCAGGGATTTCTTGCAGTTTCTGAGGGACCAGCTGGGCTGA
- the PAX4 gene encoding paired box protein Pax-4, which translates to MQHRGPSGVNQLGGLFLNGRPLPTCKRQRIIALAASGARSSDISRSLKVSNGCVSKILGRYYRTGAVGPKAVGGSKPLMATPAVVARIARLKLEQPGLFAWEIRRQLHAEGICAGSGIPSVSSINRVLRTLPSDLRLAAEPRCPRPPVSPLAVPPGPQPSPAPGSPQGCAPGPRHRSGGRNRNRTVFSRQQAEALEKEFQRGQYPDTATRESLAAATQLPDTTIRVWFSNRRAKWRRENKQQLEAGGAGSWCDWIPPAFGPAAARTLPDPPAGSVQSLRAHPRPPAPLHLCASGPCAWDDACCGPGGPGTVPEPRVRPAGLVPGGSPAPAPWQPLESPRFALLPPGLTPLPAWGPEPR; encoded by the exons ATGCAACACCGAG GGCCCAGCGGGGTCAACCAGCTCGGGGGGCTCTTCCTGAACGGCCGCCCCCTCCCCACGTGCAAGAGGCAGAGGATCATCGCGCTGGCGGCCAGCGGCGCCCGCAGCTCCGACATCTCCCGCAGCCTCAAG GTGTCCAACGGCTGCGTCAGCAAAATCCTGGGCCGCTACTACCGGACGGGCGCCGTGGGGCCCAAGGCCGTGGGGGGCAGCAAGCCCCTCATGGCCACCCCCGCCGTGGTGGCCAGGATCGCGCGGCTGAAGCTGGAGCAGCCCGGCCTCTTCGCCTGGGAGATCCGCCGGCAGCTGCACGCCGAGGGGATCTGCGCTGGCAGCGGCATCCCCAGC GTCTCCTCCATCAACCGCGTGCTCAGGACCCTCCCCAGCGACCTACGGCTGGCGGCCGAGCCCCGGTGCCCGCGGCCACCGG tgtccccgctGGCCGTGCCCCCCGGCCCGCAGCCCTCCCCGGCCCCggggagcccccagggctgcgCTCCGGGCCCCCGGCACAGGAGCGGGGGCAGGAACAGGAACAGGACCGTGTTCTCCAGGCAGCAGGCCGAGGCTCTGGAGAAAG AGTTCCAGAGGGGACAGTACCCGGACACCGCCACCCGGGAGAGCCTGGCCGCGGCCACCCAACTCCCGGACACCACCATCAGG GTCTGGTTCTCGAACCGCCGAGCCAAGTGGCGACGGGAGaacaagcagcagctggaggctggcGGCGCAG GCTCCTGGTGCGACTGGATCCCTCCCGCCTTCGGTCCCGCCGCCGCACGG ACGCTCCCGGATCCCCCCGCGGGCTCGGTGCAGTCCCTCCGAGCCCAcccgcggcccccggccccgctgcacCTCTGCGCCTCCGGGCCCTGCGCCTGGGACGACGCCTGTTGCG ggccCGGCGGGCCGGGGACGGTGCCTGAGCCCCGCGTCCGTCCCGCAGGTCTGGTTCCGGGCGGGAGCCCCGCTCCAGcgccctggcagcccctggagAGCCCCCGCTTCGCCTTGCTGCCCCCCGGGCTCACCCCGCTGCCAGCCTGGGGCCCGGAGCCCCGCTGA